The Mucilaginibacter mallensis genome has a segment encoding these proteins:
- a CDS encoding RHS repeat domain-containing protein — protein sequence MPVQYERIARPKGTPKNCVENAVSKAVESGLADYDAYIALQRQNFMTSYINTCSLAKANANMVGVQQEYHYTLYYYDQADNLARTIPPEGVTLVNPNLFSYIDHVRDVDTATVSYSYNGPETASSLPAALTTLSATLSATTGAVEMWLYNASLNHYHWVEVTPDQKYLFQLGIAGSTLNIDVYPLKSPNATTVQLMPTTGHYQADISAALPLYPFTHVVFQGSSLGSGTTLPQIYLNGQALTVSTSGTPGPFGFTIKVGSSVIIYPDSNQSLKHMRLYNHLLSPATIAADAANNYFSATDLSYTGWYRFNIPAPGTPPTTVNGTSDETTNVDLYPGHVLPTSYTYNATNQVTTQQSPDGGTNRFWYDLLSRLVISQNDKQLAANNYSYTQYDSIGRITEVGQKNYMGSTLGSPDYLSNATITAFNTAGANSQITDTYYDNPVPTVSGNTNGIATLPGQSNLRKRVAASTYTETQGSPVLRATYYNYDIDGNVKTLWQQVDGIYQNSTNTGLKRIDYEYDLVSGKVNFVRYQDGQPDAFYYQYNYDADNRLTKAWSSTTAMVDTTTGSYLPKTTAKQDAAYYYYLHGPLRRMELGDSTTKVQGVDYAYTLQGWLKGVNSTSGTAALDMGQDGATVARDAYGYSLGYYTNDYNPIGGSGYAAFALKYTAATGDITGQSLYNGNISNATLAINQLGTTVGYTYHYDQLNRLKKMRQHTGISGTSWDRSSITLNYQENAMYDGNGNILTYGRNGAAPTAQTIDSLTYNYPKTSGRLSSNRLQNINDAIANSNYTGDLTNQTNATNYRYDAIGNLIYDAQSNITGNDGTNAITWSVYGKIQSIYKTTGTISYTYDPSGQRVSKMANGLTTYYIRDAQGNTLAIYDNAHSNLNWKEQQLYGSSRLGLWTPNENLSSNNATAIWDTTGSKQYELTNHLGNVLETITDKRLQHTTDNSNIDYYLADVSTAQDYYPFGMLMPGRQYSFFNVYRYGFNGKENDNEVKGVGDEIDYGNRIYDPRVGRFPSIDLLQHQYAGLTPYQFASNSPIADIDLDGLEKYYYLFDVNKKNGITSLKTVVQTNESSGWDSFKGIFHLPSGDPAEEYERLKDFSGDVIKGIKRTFVLITPYGYTVPFGSEKALRAFDYSTYDKKTLDLHAMYIQTGILATPAELPSGLNSVETTTEGELLIEGKLIQQSNDEIANVRPTPYQSEKDLVPADAAPQVAFKNGKPVSSRTVGSVRPDGYNTSEAISTEIKNYNVSTQQGRTSLVNNVVKQVRQRLSNLPRGSTQNIIIDTRGQEVNQSILNNIKNRITTQAGSQNVNVMFKTN from the coding sequence ATGCCTGTGCAGTATGAGCGGATAGCCCGCCCGAAGGGAACGCCCAAAAACTGCGTGGAGAACGCGGTATCAAAAGCAGTAGAAAGCGGTTTAGCCGATTATGATGCCTATATAGCGCTGCAGCGGCAAAACTTTATGACCAGCTATATCAATACCTGCAGCCTCGCCAAGGCTAACGCCAATATGGTAGGCGTGCAGCAGGAATACCATTATACGCTGTATTATTATGATCAGGCGGATAATTTGGCGCGCACCATACCGCCCGAGGGGGTTACGCTGGTTAACCCTAACCTGTTTAGCTATATTGACCATGTGCGCGATGTGGATACGGCGACGGTAAGCTATAGCTATAACGGCCCGGAAACAGCATCCAGTCTGCCTGCGGCATTGACCACCCTTTCAGCTACCCTGTCGGCCACAACAGGCGCGGTAGAAATGTGGCTGTATAATGCCAGCCTGAACCATTACCATTGGGTAGAGGTAACGCCTGATCAGAAATATCTTTTCCAGTTAGGGATTGCGGGCAGCACGCTTAACATTGACGTTTATCCGCTTAAGTCGCCAAACGCTACGACCGTGCAGCTGATGCCCACAACGGGGCATTACCAGGCGGATATCAGTGCTGCATTGCCTTTGTATCCATTTACGCATGTAGTGTTCCAGGGGAGCTCGCTGGGATCAGGAACAACGCTGCCGCAGATTTATCTGAACGGGCAGGCGCTGACGGTCAGCACCAGCGGGACACCGGGACCATTCGGTTTTACGATTAAGGTGGGCAGCAGCGTGATCATTTATCCCGACAGTAACCAGAGCCTGAAACACATGCGGCTGTACAACCATCTGCTGAGTCCGGCAACGATAGCTGCGGATGCCGCCAATAACTATTTTTCAGCAACAGACCTGAGCTACACCGGCTGGTACCGCTTTAATATACCGGCGCCGGGCACGCCGCCAACCACTGTTAATGGTACGAGTGATGAAACGACCAATGTGGATCTCTACCCCGGCCACGTACTGCCGACCAGCTATACCTATAATGCGACCAACCAGGTGACCACGCAACAGTCGCCGGATGGGGGCACGAACCGTTTCTGGTACGATCTGCTGAGCAGACTGGTGATTTCGCAGAACGACAAACAATTGGCAGCGAATAATTACAGCTATACGCAGTACGATTCGATCGGGAGGATAACAGAGGTAGGGCAGAAGAACTATATGGGCAGCACACTGGGCAGCCCGGATTATTTGAGCAATGCCACGATAACAGCGTTTAACACGGCAGGTGCTAACAGCCAGATCACCGATACGTATTATGACAACCCGGTACCAACAGTCAGCGGCAATACCAACGGTATAGCCACGCTGCCGGGGCAAAGCAACCTGAGGAAAAGAGTAGCAGCCAGCACCTACACCGAAACCCAGGGCAGCCCGGTACTGCGGGCGACCTATTACAATTACGATATCGACGGCAATGTAAAGACGCTATGGCAGCAGGTAGACGGGATCTACCAAAACAGCACCAACACGGGCTTAAAACGGATAGACTATGAATACGACCTGGTGAGCGGTAAGGTAAACTTTGTACGCTACCAGGACGGGCAACCCGACGCATTTTACTACCAGTATAACTATGATGCCGATAACCGGCTGACCAAGGCCTGGAGCAGCACCACGGCCATGGTGGACACCACCACGGGCAGCTACCTGCCCAAAACCACGGCCAAACAGGACGCCGCCTATTACTACTACCTGCACGGCCCGCTGCGCCGGATGGAGCTGGGTGACAGCACGACGAAGGTACAGGGCGTAGACTATGCCTATACCTTACAGGGATGGCTGAAGGGGGTGAATAGCACCTCGGGCACAGCGGCGCTGGATATGGGACAGGACGGGGCTACAGTAGCACGTGATGCCTACGGTTATTCATTAGGTTATTATACTAACGACTACAACCCGATCGGCGGCTCAGGCTACGCTGCCTTTGCCTTAAAATACACCGCAGCAACGGGCGACATTACCGGGCAAAGTTTGTACAATGGCAACATCAGCAATGCCACGCTGGCTATCAACCAACTAGGCACAACAGTAGGCTACACCTATCACTACGATCAGCTGAACAGATTAAAGAAAATGCGGCAGCATACCGGTATTAGTGGCACCAGCTGGGACAGGAGCAGCATAACCTTAAATTACCAGGAAAACGCTATGTATGATGGCAATGGTAATATACTCACCTACGGAAGGAACGGTGCAGCACCAACGGCCCAAACCATTGATAGCCTGACCTACAATTACCCAAAAACCAGCGGCAGGTTAAGCAGTAACCGCCTGCAAAACATCAATGACGCGATAGCCAACAGCAATTACACCGGCGACCTGACCAACCAAACCAATGCCACCAATTACCGCTATGATGCGATAGGCAACCTAATCTACGATGCCCAATCTAATATAACAGGTAACGACGGAACCAACGCCATTACCTGGAGTGTTTACGGTAAGATACAAAGTATCTATAAAACCACTGGTACGATCAGCTATACTTACGACCCATCGGGACAAAGGGTAAGTAAGATGGCAAACGGCTTAACTACTTACTATATCAGAGATGCGCAGGGCAATACCCTGGCCATCTACGATAACGCCCATAGTAATTTAAACTGGAAGGAACAGCAACTCTATGGTTCATCCAGACTTGGCCTATGGACACCGAATGAAAACTTAAGCAGCAATAACGCAACAGCCATCTGGGATACTACAGGCAGCAAACAATATGAGCTGACCAATCATTTGGGCAACGTGTTAGAAACAATTACCGATAAACGCCTGCAGCACACTACTGATAATTCGAATATTGATTATTATCTTGCAGATGTTTCCACGGCACAGGATTATTACCCATTTGGTATGCTGATGCCGGGCAGGCAATATTCGTTCTTTAATGTATATAGGTACGGCTTTAACGGTAAAGAGAATGATAATGAGGTAAAGGGGGTTGGAGATGAAATCGATTACGGGAATAGAATCTACGACCCGAGGGTGGGGCGGTTTCCAAGCATTGATCTGTTGCAACACCAATATGCTGGGCTGACACCTTATCAGTTTGCTTCGAATAGTCCAATAGCTGATATCGATCTAGATGGTTTAGAAAAATATTACTATTTATTCGACGTAAACAAAAAGAATGGCATAACAAGTTTAAAAACGGTTGTCCAAACCAATGAGTCAAGTGGTTGGGATTCATTCAAAGGTATTTTTCATTTGCCATCGGGTGACCCCGCTGAAGAGTATGAACGGCTGAAGGATTTTAGTGGTGATGTGATTAAAGGTATAAAAAGAACCTTTGTATTAATTACACCATATGGTTATACAGTGCCTTTTGGCTCAGAAAAAGCATTAAGAGCGTTTGATTATTCAACTTATGATAAAAAGACACTTGATCTGCATGCAATGTATATTCAAACCGGTATATTGGCAACCCCAGCTGAATTGCCGAGCGGATTGAACTCTGTGGAGACAACAACAGAGGGGGAATTATTGATCGAGGGTAAATTGATACAACAATCTAATGATGAAATAGCCAATGTCAGACCTACACCTTATCAATCAGAAAAAGACCTTGTTCCCGCAGATGCAGCACCTCAAGTCGCCTTTAAAAATGGAAAACCGGTTAGTTCCCGGACAGTGGGGAGTGTGAGACCGGATGGATATAATACTTCAGAAGCCATATCAACTGAAATAAAGAATTATAATGTGAGTACTCAGCAAGGAAGAACAAGTTTGGTAAATAATGTAGTAAAACAAGTGCGTCAAAGACTGTCAAATCTTCCAAGAGGCTCAACGCAAAATATTATTATTGACACAAGAGGACAAGAAGTGAATCAATCAATTTTGAATAATATAAAAAATCGTATAACTACACAAGCTGGTAGTCAAAACGTTAATGTCATGTTTAAAACGAACTAA
- a CDS encoding RHS repeat domain-containing protein: MGRDSLPIPRDAYGYSLYYYTADYTPIGGTNPFSTAPAGLSTFNSLYNGNIAAMSTNITKLTDPWHYYTYRYDQLNRLKGTSVYKAGSMATPVTDYQENFTYDGNGNILTAMRNAGAAIAMDNLTYRYNHNTSGRLTNNELNYITDAVTTHNWPYGLNNQSINNYTYDAIGNMTADVADTISNINWTVYNKIQSLTNSKGTITYTYDPSGQRVSKTLNGITTWYIRDAQGNTLALYDNKHSAINWKEQDLYGSSRLGMWQPGVTLSTNNAQAVWDTTGSKQYELSNHLGNVLVTISDKRVQHSSNGTAIDYFDADIATAQEYYAFGGLMPGRTYVQASNYRYGFNGKENDNDVKGTGNQIDYGMRIYDPRVGKFLSVDPLEESYSWNSSYAFAENQPIWAIDLDGLEKITIHQATFAPFDYFGNIFPFQKPYKGDGNRGFNTLPEGKNNTSRIYSITKIDLATSQQIGETVVHSFPSIGPKNFYGKNGSTQASPNEFTIVDNQFGETVVSVNITGHDGRIDNLLAPDISWTGNYIFDTQTKGAIEVKSNVLGKGFPAYQDYIEDSKGQKVLLNTYAPPSKDAIMNLLYNSGKGDYGGTDIKIGVNAKGNFTGTLEVKERSNVPFLKAIFTGKLYEWKKYTIEDWNKKQSSKPAVQPTTN; this comes from the coding sequence ATGGGCCGCGACTCCTTGCCAATCCCAAGGGATGCCTACGGCTACAGCCTGTATTATTATACTGCCGATTACACGCCTATCGGCGGTACAAACCCATTCTCCACTGCCCCGGCAGGCCTTAGCACGTTTAATTCATTGTATAATGGCAACATAGCTGCCATGAGTACGAACATAACGAAGCTAACCGACCCATGGCACTATTATACCTATAGATACGATCAGCTCAACAGGTTGAAAGGTACCAGCGTTTACAAGGCAGGCAGCATGGCCACCCCGGTAACTGACTATCAGGAAAACTTTACATATGATGGTAATGGCAATATCCTCACGGCCATGCGCAACGCAGGCGCTGCCATTGCGATGGATAACCTGACCTACAGATACAACCATAACACCAGCGGCAGGCTCACCAATAACGAACTGAACTATATAACTGATGCCGTAACCACCCACAACTGGCCCTACGGACTGAACAACCAAAGTATAAATAACTATACCTATGATGCCATCGGCAATATGACGGCAGACGTAGCCGATACCATCAGCAATATCAACTGGACAGTTTATAACAAGATCCAAAGCCTGACCAACAGCAAAGGCACGATTACTTACACCTATGACCCATCCGGCCAAAGGGTAAGCAAAACACTAAATGGCATCACCACCTGGTACATCAGGGATGCGCAAGGTAATACCCTCGCATTATATGACAATAAGCACAGTGCCATTAATTGGAAAGAGCAGGACCTGTATGGCTCATCACGGCTAGGCATGTGGCAACCCGGCGTAACGTTAAGCACTAACAACGCGCAAGCAGTATGGGATACCACAGGCAGTAAGCAGTATGAGTTAAGCAACCATTTAGGCAATGTATTGGTTACCATCAGCGATAAACGGGTACAGCACAGCAGCAATGGCACAGCCATAGACTATTTTGATGCCGACATAGCCACCGCGCAGGAATACTATGCCTTTGGCGGCTTAATGCCGGGCAGGACTTATGTACAGGCCAGTAATTACCGTTATGGGTTTAATGGGAAGGAGAATGATAATGATGTGAAGGGAACCGGGAATCAGATTGATTATGGGATGAGGATATATGATCCGAGGGTAGGAAAATTTTTGAGCGTGGATCCACTTGAGGAATCATATTCTTGGAATAGTTCTTATGCCTTTGCTGAAAATCAACCGATATGGGCAATAGATTTAGATGGACTAGAAAAAATAACTATTCATCAAGCAACATTTGCTCCATTTGATTATTTTGGTAACATTTTCCCATTTCAGAAACCGTATAAAGGAGACGGAAACAGAGGCTTCAACACATTACCAGAGGGCAAAAATAATACATCACGAATATATTCAATTACAAAAATAGATTTGGCAACTTCTCAACAAATAGGAGAAACAGTAGTACATAGTTTCCCATCAATTGGTCCTAAAAACTTTTATGGCAAAAATGGCTCAACACAAGCAAGTCCTAACGAATTTACTATTGTAGACAATCAATTTGGAGAAACAGTGGTATCAGTTAATATTACTGGTCATGATGGGCGAATAGATAATTTGTTAGCCCCCGATATTAGCTGGACAGGAAATTATATATTTGATACACAAACTAAAGGGGCTATCGAAGTAAAATCAAATGTTCTAGGTAAGGGATTTCCAGCATACCAAGATTATATTGAAGATTCAAAAGGGCAAAAAGTATTATTAAATACTTATGCCCCGCCATCAAAAGATGCAATTATGAATTTACTTTATAATAGTGGAAAAGGAGATTATGGAGGTACTGATATTAAAATTGGCGTGAACGCAAAAGGTAACTTTACGGGTACTTTAGAAGTTAAGGAGAGAAGTAACGTTCCTTTTTTAAAAGCTATATTTACTGGAAAATTGTATGAATGGAAAAAATATACAATTGAAGATTGGAATAAAAAACAAAGTAGTAAGCCGGCAGTACAACCCACAACGAATTAG
- a CDS encoding DUF6843 domain-containing protein, with amino-acid sequence MKIEKKLIMIFLPVFLFSCTKDMEKETWIVPCGYTGTLTVYFNSKVAQHSENRIYKFNNKGVYYTNLNSNEGFTTDFNQTLNILIDCNGHYQKISFFDNDNPDTSKLISGQKYATYFLTGKDGLFNESLSILTKK; translated from the coding sequence ATGAAAATAGAAAAGAAACTTATAATGATTTTTTTACCTGTATTTTTATTTAGTTGTACTAAAGATATGGAAAAAGAGACATGGATTGTGCCATGTGGATATACTGGAACACTAACAGTGTATTTTAATAGTAAAGTAGCACAGCATTCTGAAAATCGAATATATAAGTTCAACAACAAAGGAGTATATTATACCAATTTAAATTCTAATGAAGGTTTTACTACTGATTTTAACCAAACGCTTAATATTTTAATTGATTGTAATGGTCATTATCAAAAAATATCATTTTTTGATAATGATAATCCCGACACATCAAAATTAATTTCTGGTCAAAAATATGCAACTTATTTTTTGACTGGGAAAGATGGTTTATTTAACGAAAGTTTGTCAATATTGACAAAAAAATGA
- a CDS encoding IS1 family transposase, with product MNRCNKSVVNPLCNGCNGLTIKHGLVHCRQRYRCKNCKRTQMGLYKNNACSLFINNKIVNYIKEGCGIRSIARLLQISTSTVLRRIKDIANCIKKPLMRSGRIFEVDELRTYIGNKNKECWVIYALDKETGQVADLKVGRRTKTNVKRVIDTLLIAKCKQIYTDGLGLYQQILPTTIHKVKRYGTNKIERKNLSLRTHLKRLNRRSICYSKKAVMLEACLKIYFWYDGCQFALP from the coding sequence ATGAATAGGTGTAATAAAAGTGTGGTTAATCCTTTGTGTAATGGTTGTAATGGGTTAACCATAAAACATGGGTTAGTGCATTGCAGGCAACGTTATCGGTGTAAGAATTGTAAAAGAACACAAATGGGCTTATATAAGAATAATGCATGCAGTCTATTTATCAACAATAAAATAGTCAATTATATAAAAGAAGGATGCGGTATAAGGAGCATTGCCAGGTTATTGCAAATTTCTACAAGTACAGTGCTTCGTCGGATTAAAGATATTGCTAATTGTATTAAAAAGCCTCTAATGAGAAGTGGTCGGATATTTGAAGTTGACGAGCTACGTACTTATATCGGCAATAAAAATAAAGAGTGCTGGGTAATTTATGCTTTGGATAAGGAGACCGGGCAGGTGGCTGATTTAAAAGTTGGGAGGCGAACAAAAACAAATGTGAAAAGAGTTATCGATACGCTTTTGATAGCGAAATGCAAACAGATATATACAGACGGGCTAGGATTGTACCAGCAAATACTTCCTACAACTATTCATAAAGTAAAGCGTTACGGTACTAATAAAATAGAGCGCAAAAACCTAAGTCTGCGTACGCACCTTAAGCGATTGAACAGAAGATCTATTTGCTATTCAAAAAAAGCAGTTATGTTGGAGGCTTGTTTGAAAATATACTTCTGGTATGATGGTTGCCAATTTGCTTTACCTTGA
- a CDS encoding class I SAM-dependent methyltransferase: protein MNPYLNGKSLYGDDFTIDEIENWYNQEKEAYANLGNKNTETYWYGYHALNKLHGFNYLKGKHFNNVLGLGAAWGHEFEVIIDQINNLYIIEPSDQLRSERVGNIKPVYIAPAISGTINYPDNYFDLVTSLGTLHHIPNISYVIAELYRVTKKDGYILIREPIISMGDWTKPRPGLTIHERGIPLNIFRDILAKYPLQIINEGLCFTMTAFFQRIWINLSNSPIYTFKSYILLDKWLSKLFYWNLQYHATHKLHRVAPQSVFYVLKKL, encoded by the coding sequence ATGAACCCATACCTAAACGGGAAATCATTATACGGCGACGATTTTACAATTGATGAGATAGAAAACTGGTACAACCAGGAAAAGGAAGCTTATGCTAATCTCGGCAATAAAAATACTGAGACATACTGGTACGGTTACCACGCTTTAAATAAGCTGCATGGCTTTAATTATTTAAAAGGCAAACATTTTAATAATGTACTTGGGCTGGGAGCAGCATGGGGGCATGAGTTTGAAGTAATTATTGACCAGATCAACAACTTATATATTATTGAACCATCTGATCAGCTACGATCGGAAAGGGTAGGCAACATCAAGCCTGTTTATATAGCACCCGCAATTTCAGGAACTATTAATTACCCCGATAATTACTTTGACCTGGTAACCTCACTAGGAACGCTTCACCATATCCCTAATATTTCTTACGTAATCGCAGAACTGTACCGTGTTACCAAAAAGGACGGCTATATATTGATCCGAGAGCCTATTATTTCTATGGGCGACTGGACAAAGCCGCGACCCGGCTTAACAATTCATGAAAGAGGTATCCCCTTAAATATTTTCAGGGATATTTTAGCAAAATACCCTTTACAAATTATAAACGAGGGTTTGTGCTTTACCATGACGGCGTTTTTTCAGCGTATATGGATCAATCTTTCAAACTCCCCGATATATACATTTAAAAGCTATATACTGTTAGATAAATGGTTATCAAAACTCTTTTACTGGAATTTGCAATACCATGCAACACATAAGCTACACCGCGTAGCACCTCAAAGTGTCTTTTACGTTCTTAAAAAGCTTTAA
- a CDS encoding DUF3078 domain-containing protein, producing the protein MKKTLLLAFIGCLSAAGYAQTTTPVTPKDTTHLWTIHGQNTLLINQSSFSNWAAGGQNSLAANIVLDYDFDYKKDKWSWDNKVIFGYGLSKQNGLGWRKNDDRAILNSLLGYQAAKYWLYTFYANFQTQFSNGYTYDDANHRTLISAPFAPAYLTFGPGFAYKRSDNFRINFSPAAIRLTFVQNDSLSNIGSYGVTPGNKSLLEFGASLDAYYKFNLAQNITFENILKLYSNYLDKPQNVYMDYAGNIFMKVNKLVTVNLGVELISDPEAKIPVLSNGVTEYHSLLQVKEIFGVGLTYKF; encoded by the coding sequence ATGAAAAAGACCTTACTCCTGGCATTTATCGGGTGCTTAAGTGCGGCCGGTTACGCCCAAACAACTACTCCAGTTACCCCGAAAGACACGACACACCTCTGGACCATTCACGGGCAAAATACCTTGCTCATTAACCAGAGTTCATTCTCAAACTGGGCCGCGGGCGGGCAAAACTCCCTTGCTGCTAACATTGTACTTGATTACGATTTCGACTACAAAAAAGATAAATGGAGTTGGGATAATAAAGTGATATTCGGCTATGGCTTAAGTAAACAGAACGGCCTTGGCTGGCGCAAAAACGACGATCGTGCAATTTTAAACAGCTTACTGGGTTACCAGGCTGCCAAATACTGGCTGTATACCTTTTATGCCAACTTTCAAACCCAGTTCAGCAACGGCTATACTTATGATGATGCCAATCACCGTACATTAATATCTGCTCCGTTTGCGCCTGCCTACCTTACGTTCGGTCCGGGTTTTGCGTATAAAAGATCGGATAATTTCAGGATCAACTTTTCGCCTGCAGCCATACGCCTCACATTTGTTCAGAACGACTCCCTTTCAAACATTGGCTCATATGGGGTGACTCCAGGCAACAAAAGCCTGCTTGAGTTTGGTGCTTCGCTAGATGCTTACTACAAATTTAACCTTGCCCAAAATATCACCTTCGAAAACATTTTGAAACTATATTCCAATTACCTGGACAAGCCGCAGAATGTTTATATGGACTATGCCGGTAATATTTTCATGAAAGTAAATAAACTGGTAACAGTGAATTTAGGCGTTGAATTAATCTCGGACCCGGAGGCCAAGATCCCGGTTTTAAGCAATGGTGTAACCGAATATCACTCGCTTTTACAGGTTAAAGAGATTTTTGGTGTAGGCCTCACGTATAAGTTTTAG